A single genomic interval of Borrelia sp. RT5S harbors:
- a CDS encoding BBA14 family lipoprotein, translating into MNKKSFSFLLLFALILISSCSSIASLPQEPDAPVNNTLQSLSIYEARLSSYVMYLQTFLVKTKEKFKDKDYPPFTFFDTTLLQKTHTMKAVKENIQHLKHYISIIKPIVNTIYKKYSKLKK; encoded by the coding sequence ATGAATAAAAAAAGCTTTTCCTTTCTCCTGCTATTTGCCCTCATTTTAATCTCTAGCTGCTCTTCAATAGCTTCCCTGCCTCAAGAACCCGATGCCCCTGTAAACAATACACTCCAGAGCTTAAGCATATACGAAGCTCGACTGTCAAGTTATGTAATGTATTTGCAAACATTTTTAGTTAAAACCAAAGAAAAATTTAAAGACAAAGACTACCCCCCGTTTACTTTCTTCGATACAACTCTTTTACAAAAAACCCATACAATGAAAGCAGTAAAAGAAAATATACAACACTTAAAACATTACATAAGCATTATAAAACCAATTGTAAATACTATTTATAAAAAGTATAGCAAATTAAAAAAGTGA
- a CDS encoding DUF226 domain-containing protein, producing MTALLELLKQKQKELKLSREQEYKNKEKGKKNVFSKIEENKGRKIYHTKIFNDFYTFGISKNEPTKFFISLRGIFNIEHKSMFHLFSVRDGDAFLGIYYGIKKLDKAFLVKNFNKKETYTLRKCEYIEFRFKKGGVFCYLSGLHYLLKADKIESSYYQTLLNIILELERELYAFYSKTLPEGGIIPKWIQRRQK from the coding sequence ATGACGGCTTTATTGGAATTATTAAAGCAAAAGCAAAAGGAACTAAAATTAAGCAGGGAGCAAGAATATAAGAATAAAGAGAAGGGTAAGAAGAATGTTTTTTCAAAAATAGAAGAAAATAAGGGGCGCAAAATATATCATACCAAGATATTTAACGATTTTTACACATTTGGAATAAGCAAGAACGAACCAACTAAGTTTTTCATATCTCTGAGAGGAATTTTTAACATAGAACACAAAAGCATGTTCCATCTCTTTTCCGTAAGAGATGGAGATGCTTTCCTGGGTATTTATTATGGCATCAAAAAGTTAGATAAAGCATTTTTAGTAAAAAATTTTAATAAAAAGGAAACTTACACTCTGAGAAAGTGTGAGTACATAGAGTTTAGATTCAAGAAAGGTGGAGTTTTTTGTTATTTAAGTGGCCTACATTATTTATTAAAAGCAGACAAAATTGAGAGTTCTTATTATCAAACCTTACTAAACATAATTTTGGAACTAGAAAGGGAACTTTATGCATTTTACAGTAAGACATTGCCCGAAGGAGGTATTATTCCGAAATGGATACAAAGAAGACAAAAGTAA
- a CDS encoding PBSX family phage terminase large subunit → MKLNNSLVFVNIQKKFKQKFNIDVTKFLKSKFDEVDFNLFEEKYLTAKQKAVLNDINQNFFSKLIFSGGISSGKTFLASYLLIKFLIQNKNLYKRDTNNFIVGNSIGSLITNTLRQIEKICGLLNVEYVLKTSRTVSCSIAGITLNVYGGKNSDAFSKIRGGNSGLVYVNEATLLHKETLLEVMKRLRVKPAIIIFDTNPDHPAHFFKTDYVDKVDVYRTYNFSIYDNPLNTGSFIETQVMIYKNLAAYKARILLGEWTVSTDTCFNEVILNEDYIFKSPIMYVDPAFSIGKDNTAICVLEKVGCKYYAYVYQDKKPITDSSVLNAISVLAQSFNVNTLYIEDRDNTCGYGFLTKIMISIRNDMDHYFKIAAIKPTSNKFARICTLIPLFNAGRIEFLQITDRSVINDIYSYRGDLRSRDDCLDALSASYLLLNLEHQERLKHFTKVKYI, encoded by the coding sequence TTGAAGTTAAATAATTCATTAGTTTTTGTTAATATACAGAAAAAATTTAAGCAAAAATTCAATATTGATGTTACTAAATTTTTAAAAAGCAAGTTCGATGAAGTTGATTTTAATTTATTTGAAGAAAAATACTTAACTGCCAAGCAGAAGGCAGTTTTAAATGACATAAATCAAAACTTTTTTTCTAAATTAATTTTCAGTGGTGGGATATCTAGCGGAAAGACATTTTTAGCATCATATTTGCTTATTAAGTTTTTAATTCAGAACAAAAATCTTTACAAGAGGGATACTAATAATTTCATTGTAGGAAACTCAATAGGCTCACTGATTACCAATACGCTTAGACAAATAGAGAAAATATGTGGGCTTTTAAATGTAGAATACGTCCTTAAAACATCCAGAACAGTTTCATGTAGTATTGCAGGCATAACACTTAATGTTTATGGAGGAAAGAATAGCGATGCTTTTTCAAAAATTAGGGGAGGGAATTCTGGCTTAGTGTATGTTAATGAGGCAACTTTATTGCACAAAGAGACCTTACTAGAAGTAATGAAGCGACTCAGAGTCAAGCCAGCTATTATTATTTTTGACACCAATCCTGATCATCCAGCACATTTTTTCAAAACTGATTACGTTGATAAGGTGGATGTATACAGGACATATAACTTTAGTATTTATGATAATCCCTTAAATACTGGCAGTTTTATTGAAACACAGGTAATGATTTACAAAAATCTGGCTGCCTACAAGGCACGTATATTGCTTGGCGAGTGGACTGTAAGTACGGATACTTGCTTTAATGAGGTCATTTTAAATGAGGATTACATATTTAAAAGTCCAATAATGTATGTTGATCCTGCTTTTTCCATTGGCAAGGATAATACTGCCATTTGTGTACTTGAAAAGGTAGGCTGTAAATATTACGCATATGTTTATCAAGATAAAAAGCCAATAACGGACAGCTCTGTGCTTAATGCAATTAGTGTACTAGCGCAAAGCTTTAATGTTAATACTCTCTATATTGAAGACCGAGACAATACTTGCGGATATGGATTTTTAACTAAAATCATGATTTCCATTCGCAATGACATGGATCACTACTTTAAAATAGCTGCCATTAAGCCTACAAGTAATAAATTTGCAAGAATATGCACTCTAATTCCACTTTTTAATGCTGGTAGGATAGAATTTTTGCAAATCACAGACAGGAGCGTTATTAATGACATTTACTCCTATAGAGGTGACTTAAGATCTAGGGATGATTGCCTTGACGCCTTAAGTGCTTCTTACCTTCTCTTAAACCTCGAGCATCAAGAAAGACTTAAACACTTCACCAAAGTAAAATACATCTAA
- a CDS encoding S2/P23 family protein, with amino-acid sequence MKNVGNLFIALISVLFIACGLREIRIFYENTKQKSESPVLDNAAGAASLKKEKKAGQSDSLAEHSTKQEEEEKYETLEGSKRVTALAIFSSDVTWIKTKAISIRSGDGKLIPELEGKVRYSYSVSPVTLNGQFTKYTMPLVLFESTSGNDNLEVESLTLEDDTSLDFNKRKYSEGFFSIPLSIPKKEVSSEEGYANSNPFGVLCSNSKTIPALTKSQNIKAKIKVKDGTTNITTEHSILLKSSYLIRLIKEVIQKNPDMQKTATDFKL; translated from the coding sequence ATGAAGAATGTAGGAAATTTATTTATAGCACTCATTTCGGTGTTGTTTATTGCATGTGGCTTAAGGGAAATTAGAATTTTTTATGAAAACACTAAGCAAAAATCAGAGTCACCTGTACTAGACAATGCTGCTGGTGCTGCATCTTTAAAAAAAGAAAAGAAAGCTGGGCAATCTGATTCATTAGCGGAACACTCTACAAAGCAAGAGGAAGAAGAAAAATATGAGACCCTAGAAGGCTCTAAAAGAGTTACAGCTCTTGCTATATTTTCAAGCGACGTGACATGGATTAAAACTAAAGCAATAAGCATTAGATCAGGGGATGGGAAACTCATTCCAGAACTTGAAGGTAAGGTTAGATACTCATATTCAGTAAGTCCTGTTACATTGAATGGGCAATTTACTAAATACACTATGCCACTTGTGCTATTTGAATCAACTAGTGGAAATGATAACCTTGAAGTTGAAAGCCTCACTCTAGAAGATGATACTAGCCTGGATTTTAATAAAAGAAAATATTCAGAGGGGTTCTTTTCTATTCCCTTGTCTATTCCTAAAAAAGAAGTTTCATCTGAAGAGGGGTATGCAAACTCAAATCCATTTGGAGTACTGTGTAGTAACAGTAAGACAATACCTGCTCTTACCAAATCTCAGAATATAAAAGCTAAAATAAAAGTTAAAGATGGTACAACAAACATTACTACAGAACACAGTATTTTACTTAAATCAAGCTATCTGATTAGGTTAATAAAAGAGGTAATCCAAAAAAATCCAGACATGCAAAAGACAGCAACTGATTTCAAGCTTTAA
- a CDS encoding anti-CBASS protein Acb1 family protein, which translates to MIFKKGFSRFEGVLGPGEKIDPLKLYRYSIFFRNYIETSAEDALRLGIKLDFLDSSWVASGFDLLSLELELKEALLEAMVSYRFNGAGYILIKPKSLDEDLSRGVNDELPAGFKYLDYGRVRDDRESDYVEYLRGDGTSILMHRSRVIIYENFDHILKSHAPVYTQSLLLDICLLEQIYLEIEKRIEQYNFLFYKDEQLVGLMEALHDSRTQVSGQGKSRGLFATFFNNSDKQSRGQDMGGDGLGDVLAKLKEGLSNDGIFYSADEKASLEVVKYDLSFLKDAFDLVKAKIGADTKEPLTRSFNEQVKGLGSDGKGDRTNYVDFLCTVQEAAATAVNSKLNKYYRLNMRFNDLMTLSDDQRLEQDLKMLDAYSKYLEIIKHNSLSDIEIESLKNRLNFSF; encoded by the coding sequence ATGATATTTAAAAAAGGTTTTAGCAGGTTTGAAGGTGTGTTGGGTCCTGGGGAGAAGATAGATCCTTTAAAGCTTTACAGGTACTCAATATTTTTCAGGAATTACATTGAAACATCAGCAGAGGATGCTTTGCGTCTTGGTATTAAGCTGGATTTTTTAGACTCTTCTTGGGTTGCCTCTGGGTTTGATTTGTTATCTTTGGAGTTGGAGCTTAAGGAAGCCCTTCTTGAGGCTATGGTAAGTTATAGGTTTAATGGGGCGGGATATATTTTAATTAAACCCAAGTCTTTAGATGAGGATTTAAGCAGAGGGGTTAACGACGAGCTTCCTGCTGGGTTTAAATACCTAGACTATGGGCGGGTTCGGGATGATCGTGAGAGTGATTATGTGGAGTACTTGCGGGGTGATGGGACTAGCATTTTAATGCACAGGAGTAGAGTCATAATATATGAAAATTTTGATCATATATTAAAATCGCATGCACCCGTTTATACACAGAGTTTACTTCTAGATATTTGTCTACTTGAGCAGATATACCTAGAAATTGAGAAGAGAATTGAGCAATATAATTTTTTGTTTTACAAGGATGAGCAACTGGTTGGGCTCATGGAGGCTTTGCATGATTCTAGGACTCAGGTTAGTGGGCAAGGTAAGAGCAGGGGATTGTTTGCCACATTTTTTAACAATAGTGACAAACAGAGTAGGGGTCAAGACATGGGAGGGGATGGTCTTGGGGATGTGCTTGCAAAACTTAAGGAAGGTTTGAGTAATGATGGGATATTTTACAGTGCGGATGAGAAAGCCAGTTTGGAGGTAGTAAAGTACGACCTTTCTTTTTTAAAGGATGCATTTGATTTGGTTAAAGCAAAAATAGGAGCAGATACCAAGGAACCCTTAACTCGCAGTTTTAATGAACAGGTCAAGGGATTAGGGAGTGATGGGAAGGGAGACCGGACTAATTATGTTGATTTTTTGTGTACCGTACAAGAGGCGGCTGCGACTGCTGTTAACAGTAAGCTTAATAAATACTACAGATTAAATATGAGGTTTAATGACCTGATGACATTAAGCGATGATCAAAGATTGGAACAAGACCTAAAGATGCTAGATGCATATTCTAAATATTTAGAGATTATAAAGCATAATTCTTTAAGTGATATTGAGATAGAGTCACTTAAGAATAGATTAAATTTTTCATTTTAA
- a CDS encoding DUF228 domain-containing protein has translation MQDESDLGVSLTTVQYGKSKVGSQFLSSEQNKQTLVLEKLKSVSCNTYPSVFSKPDKFGSGDIYFAHKGGLKFFAGEKFENYQAVDFCYKCGVKLVVGDGVGDRVARGGEEDLYGICIDYDEFTRTATVVSVASSFECVLLASQDVKSGDRLAFDESGVLKRVQSKGTYMHALALSDALQFKDKAGYYGARVMLISKPIKKDS, from the coding sequence ATGCAGGACGAAAGTGATCTGGGGGTAAGCTTAACCACAGTACAGTACGGTAAGAGTAAGGTAGGGAGTCAATTCTTATCTTCTGAGCAGAACAAGCAAACATTGGTTTTGGAAAAACTTAAGAGTGTAAGTTGTAACACATACCCATCCGTTTTCAGTAAACCTGACAAATTTGGGTCTGGGGACATATATTTTGCACACAAAGGGGGGCTTAAGTTTTTTGCAGGAGAGAAATTTGAAAATTATCAAGCGGTTGATTTTTGCTACAAGTGTGGTGTAAAGCTTGTTGTTGGTGATGGGGTTGGGGACAGAGTTGCACGAGGAGGAGAGGAGGATCTTTATGGTATTTGCATAGACTATGATGAGTTTACCAGGACAGCAACAGTAGTATCGGTTGCTAGTAGTTTTGAATGTGTTTTACTTGCTAGTCAGGATGTTAAATCTGGGGATAGGTTAGCTTTTGATGAGTCGGGTGTGCTTAAGAGGGTTCAGAGCAAGGGCACTTACATGCACGCATTAGCCTTAAGTGATGCTTTACAGTTTAAAGATAAAGCTGGGTATTACGGTGCAAGAGTTATGCTTATAAGCAAGCCGATTAAGAAAGATAGTTAA
- a CDS encoding DUF685 domain-containing protein, whose translation MSQRNSNIEDSVQIKDFNRKIKVNENDLIPIDDIVEETYAITYKNLLEQIKEDTFYAGFDYFKKIIREIISKELLQDNSHIEQMYLKIITKLMGLETEPNSLNFDFLFNKIKETLIEKLAHSSYDAKLGKISIYNPTRKDFELIEFKSFINNLKEIFSENKAVEQLRQNTNNNFVHKNDFDNAKSSFTKTFLHKNLLSQEINHLFNITQNTYNKEDLQLIVFNKKQNLTYKLEFPDYLKGIPSNFRHWGISTSSDSFYAYHEFNTKTLKIEIKNENVELSFPRSLTGKAIYLHVILNLSNNRDVKEIMTKKVYAKFIENNNESQYSNIFFYSGLAHNLNLTLLEGWYLVKAAIYNDDSKQDIPCLMKM comes from the coding sequence ATGAGTCAAAGAAATTCAAACATAGAAGACAGCGTGCAAATAAAAGATTTTAACAGAAAAATCAAAGTCAATGAGAACGATCTTATTCCCATTGACGATATTGTTGAAGAAACTTACGCAATTACATACAAAAATTTACTTGAACAAATTAAAGAAGATACATTTTACGCAGGATTTGATTACTTTAAAAAGATAATAAGAGAAATAATATCTAAAGAACTACTTCAAGACAATTCCCACATTGAACAGATGTATTTAAAAATAATTACAAAGCTAATGGGGCTTGAAACAGAACCAAATAGCCTTAATTTTGATTTTTTATTTAACAAAATTAAGGAAACACTAATTGAAAAGTTAGCTCATTCTAGTTATGATGCCAAATTAGGCAAAATATCGATATATAATCCTACAAGGAAGGATTTTGAACTAATTGAATTTAAGAGCTTTATCAATAACTTAAAAGAAATTTTTTCAGAAAACAAAGCAGTAGAACAATTAAGACAAAATACAAATAACAACTTTGTTCACAAAAATGATTTTGACAACGCAAAAAGTTCTTTCACAAAAACCTTTTTACACAAAAATCTTTTATCCCAAGAAATAAACCATCTATTTAATATTACTCAAAACACATATAATAAAGAAGATTTGCAACTAATTGTGTTTAACAAAAAACAAAACTTAACGTATAAACTGGAGTTTCCCGACTATCTTAAAGGGATTCCCAGCAACTTCAGGCATTGGGGTATAAGTACATCGTCTGATTCTTTTTATGCCTATCATGAATTTAATACCAAAACATTAAAAATCGAAATTAAAAACGAAAACGTAGAATTAAGTTTCCCCAGAAGCCTTACGGGCAAGGCTATTTACTTACACGTAATCCTTAATCTTTCAAATAACCGAGATGTAAAAGAAATTATGACAAAAAAGGTATATGCCAAGTTCATAGAAAATAATAATGAATCACAATACTCAAATATATTCTTCTACAGTGGATTGGCCCATAACTTAAACCTCACTCTTCTTGAAGGCTGGTACCTAGTAAAGGCTGCAATATACAATGATGATTCAAAGCAAGATATTCCTTGTCTCATGAAAATGTAG
- a CDS encoding DUF1357 family protein, whose translation MKELGENLERDASLDGVDELSGNDALGDELFSRAVWITRLADDNLSAGYNTQGLLNAGNSLTEVLDMQSLQLIRKYVNSKQILAIAGTLDIANISFKTKDMLLRLANVNIDACKNSNNSYGLMTFSKAGLGEELSLGNKSVVINSYKDLRQAMLNEWGQIRQEFYSAKS comes from the coding sequence ATGAAGGAGTTGGGGGAAAATTTGGAGCGGGATGCAAGTTTGGATGGGGTTGATGAGTTAAGCGGTAATGATGCGCTGGGAGATGAATTATTTAGTCGAGCTGTTTGGATTACCAGGCTTGCTGATGACAATCTAAGTGCGGGATATAACACACAGGGGCTTTTAAATGCAGGTAATTCGCTAACTGAGGTACTAGACATGCAGTCCCTTCAGCTTATAAGGAAATATGTTAATAGTAAGCAGATATTAGCAATTGCAGGCACTCTTGATATTGCTAACATAAGCTTTAAGACTAAAGATATGCTTTTAAGGCTTGCTAATGTCAATATTGATGCGTGCAAGAATAGCAATAATTCATATGGCTTGATGACGTTTAGTAAGGCAGGCTTAGGAGAGGAGTTAAGTTTAGGTAACAAATCAGTTGTAATTAATAGTTATAAGGACTTAAGGCAAGCCATGCTTAATGAGTGGGGACAAATTAGGCAAGAATTTTATAGCGCCAAGTCTTAA
- a CDS encoding ParA family protein, with the protein MDTKKTKVITVASIKGGVGKSTTSLIFATLLAQDHKVLIIDIDTQASTTSYYFKAIKEKEIDLFNKNIYEVLISNLHIDNAIINVNTNLDLIPSYLTLHKFNSESIPYKEFRLKEQLKLLGFNYDYIILDTNPSLDFTLTNALVCSDYIIVPITAEKWAVESLDLFNFFIEKLLIKAPIYLINTKFKKNNTHKELLNILKENENFLGTISEREDLNRKIAKNDIFDLGKDYIKEYQETLLTLMRKIKVS; encoded by the coding sequence ATGGATACAAAGAAGACAAAAGTAATCACAGTGGCATCAATTAAAGGGGGTGTTGGGAAGAGTACTACTAGTTTGATATTTGCAACCCTTCTAGCACAAGACCATAAAGTGTTAATTATAGACATAGATACTCAGGCATCAACGACAAGCTATTATTTTAAAGCAATAAAAGAAAAGGAAATAGATTTATTTAATAAGAATATATATGAAGTTTTAATATCAAATCTACACATTGATAATGCTATTATCAATGTCAATACAAATTTGGATTTAATACCTAGTTATTTAACATTGCATAAATTTAATTCAGAGTCAATTCCTTACAAGGAATTCAGACTTAAAGAACAATTAAAGTTGTTAGGTTTTAATTATGACTATATTATTCTTGATACAAACCCTAGCCTAGATTTCACTTTAACTAACGCTTTAGTATGTAGTGATTATATAATAGTGCCAATCACAGCTGAAAAATGGGCAGTGGAAAGCCTAGATCTGTTTAATTTCTTCATAGAGAAGTTACTTATAAAAGCTCCGATTTATCTAATTAATACCAAGTTTAAGAAAAATAATACACATAAAGAGCTGTTAAACATTTTAAAGGAAAATGAAAACTTTTTAGGTACAATCTCTGAGAGAGAAGATTTAAACAGGAAGATAGCCAAGAATGATATTTTTGACTTAGGAAAAGATTACATAAAGGAGTATCAAGAAACACTTCTAACTTTAATGAGAAAAATAAAAGTAAGTTAA
- a CDS encoding DUF3890 domain-containing protein translates to MNCEGILSSLEETYSRVGSLLMLKAEEFSISEFHMYLSLLEDVLHSRDIGIGDLNVGKAFLLIYYFMGCELKKRGRLTHFDSSKVKAERFNEISVEYCDYVVREEASSRDFCIAFKNLLDEIITDKNRVLIGVV, encoded by the coding sequence ATGAACTGCGAAGGAATTTTAAGTTCATTGGAAGAAACATATTCAAGGGTAGGGAGCTTGCTTATGCTTAAAGCAGAAGAGTTCAGCATTAGTGAATTTCATATGTATTTAAGCTTACTTGAGGATGTCTTGCATAGCAGGGACATAGGCATAGGGGATTTAAATGTAGGTAAGGCATTTTTACTCATTTATTATTTCATGGGATGTGAACTTAAGAAAAGAGGTAGGCTTACTCATTTTGACTCTAGTAAAGTGAAGGCAGAGAGATTTAATGAAATATCGGTAGAGTATTGCGACTATGTGGTAAGAGAAGAGGCTTCAAGCCGAGATTTTTGTATTGCATTTAAGAATTTATTGGATGAAATTATTACGGATAAAAACAGAGTGTTAATAGGAGTTGTATGA
- a CDS encoding chromosome replication/partitioning protein — MDVEVNKRNLTREFTREEQVIIHYNKLKERLKINFQKEILCKLEAMKVLKEIKDNEYYKLDNYAHFDDFAKDYRLARTQTYKYLKIATAIEEGIVEEKYVVNNGINGTIFLLRDKEGQNIKKSKQNPLRPLRFQLKCPKAYAYYKQKTKFTSFLLEKVFSEDKDLLTKIENEYELLKKKRK; from the coding sequence ATGGATGTAGAGGTTAATAAGAGAAATTTAACAAGGGAGTTTACAAGAGAAGAACAGGTAATTATTCATTATAATAAACTGAAAGAGAGGCTAAAAATTAATTTTCAGAAGGAAATTTTATGCAAGCTAGAGGCAATGAAGGTTTTAAAAGAGATTAAAGATAATGAGTACTACAAACTTGATAATTATGCGCATTTTGATGATTTTGCTAAAGATTATAGACTTGCAAGGACCCAAACCTATAAGTATTTAAAAATAGCAACTGCTATTGAGGAGGGTATTGTTGAGGAGAAGTATGTTGTAAATAATGGGATTAATGGAACTATATTTTTATTGAGGGATAAAGAAGGACAGAATATAAAAAAATCCAAACAAAACCCTTTAAGACCCTTAAGATTTCAGCTTAAATGCCCTAAAGCATATGCATATTATAAGCAGAAGACTAAATTTACAAGCTTTCTTCTTGAGAAAGTTTTCTCAGAAGATAAAGATCTTTTAACAAAAATTGAGAATGAGTATGAACTTTTAAAGAAGAAGAGAAAATAG
- a CDS encoding BlyB family putative holin accessory protein: MINKENINLGINSIQNLIDLFGYSDTSGGALVEKGINEVVNLYSYINTLYLDSIQKMELQESKRILHDLESVNNKINRLIDAIDCNVEESLIETLRHERNKVMEITTKLLKEDLAGQDKDNE; the protein is encoded by the coding sequence ATGATAAATAAAGAAAATATTAATTTGGGAATAAATTCAATTCAAAATCTAATAGACTTATTTGGCTACAGTGACACTAGTGGGGGGGCTCTTGTAGAAAAGGGTATTAACGAAGTTGTTAATCTTTATAGCTACATAAACACACTTTACCTAGACTCAATTCAAAAAATGGAATTACAAGAAAGCAAGCGTATATTACACGATCTTGAGTCAGTGAATAACAAAATTAATCGTCTTATTGACGCAATTGATTGCAATGTTGAAGAGAGCTTAATTGAAACTTTAAGACACGAACGCAATAAAGTTATGGAAATTACAACAAAATTACTTAAAGAAGATTTGGCAGGGCAGGACAAAGACAATGAATAA
- a CDS encoding BlyA family holin, whose protein sequence is MNRLLEFLTSIDETKLIIIGGLAIFTIIPLVMLLRPAIRETIKIIRHLIDKNHKN, encoded by the coding sequence ATGAATAGACTGCTTGAGTTCTTAACAAGCATTGACGAGACAAAACTTATAATCATTGGGGGACTTGCGATATTTACAATAATCCCTTTAGTAATGCTATTAAGACCTGCTATAAGAGAAACGATTAAAATAATAAGACATCTAATTGATAAGAATCACAAGAATTAA
- a CDS encoding plasmid maintenance protein, which translates to MQKGKANRYQSNLVVLVSTLSYMNLRFAKYTQNNILHFFNENLKRNNQKTIKMKTLQNYLYKLQKKFKVTINYCKHLGEKCGSEVHYTLQYSKKECYFKINSYFKKLEIEKVKKFRERVKIYEKENGSLKWECINNINNKREKEALEKYINKCGFKTNLPFFLLNLRIDKALKIEHIKDIKKNEKMICLLHREELINLKKAIKENGNKRGCITELLKREEYLQERKHNISQKGKKEELRKMLNDTEVKLLQEKNYSKEHIREEIEKIYETYKDKPHFILEQYKYKDLEKAVNRIKSKAPIYKQQEALDDIKNNIFSILLEQLKGKVGIDILIPALKRLVNSKVELKYSKMMDNSYYYELLEMIQ; encoded by the coding sequence ATGCAAAAGGGTAAAGCTAATAGATATCAATCCAATTTGGTCGTGCTGGTATCAACACTTAGTTACATGAATTTGAGGTTCGCTAAATATACACAGAATAATATTCTGCATTTTTTCAATGAAAATCTTAAAAGAAATAATCAAAAAACAATTAAAATGAAAACGTTGCAAAATTATCTATACAAGCTTCAAAAAAAATTCAAAGTCACTATTAACTACTGTAAACACCTGGGAGAGAAATGTGGAAGTGAGGTTCACTATACTCTTCAATATTCTAAAAAAGAATGCTATTTTAAGATAAACTCTTACTTTAAGAAACTTGAAATAGAAAAAGTTAAAAAATTTAGGGAAAGAGTTAAGATTTATGAAAAAGAAAATGGGAGTCTAAAATGGGAGTGTATTAATAATATAAATAATAAAAGAGAGAAAGAGGCATTAGAAAAATACATAAACAAATGCGGATTTAAAACGAATCTTCCCTTCTTTCTATTAAATTTAAGGATAGACAAAGCCTTAAAGATAGAGCATATAAAAGACATCAAAAAAAATGAAAAGATGATATGTCTACTTCATAGAGAAGAACTAATCAATTTAAAGAAAGCAATCAAAGAAAATGGAAATAAAAGGGGATGTATAACAGAACTCTTAAAAAGAGAAGAATACTTGCAGGAAAGAAAGCACAATATTTCACAAAAAGGGAAAAAAGAAGAACTGAGAAAAATGCTAAACGATACAGAAGTTAAATTACTGCAAGAGAAGAATTATAGTAAAGAACATATTAGAGAAGAAATTGAGAAGATATATGAAACTTATAAAGACAAGCCTCATTTCATACTAGAACAATATAAATATAAAGATTTAGAGAAAGCAGTAAATAGGATTAAAAGCAAAGCCCCAATTTACAAACAACAAGAAGCCTTGGACGATATAAAAAATAATATTTTTAGTATACTATTAGAACAGCTAAAGGGTAAGGTGGGTATTGATATATTAATACCGGCCCTGAAAAGGCTTGTTAACTCTAAAGTTGAATTAAAGTATAGCAAAATGATGGATAATTCGTATTATTACGAATTGCTGGAAATGATACAATAA